A section of the Anabaena cylindrica PCC 7122 genome encodes:
- the rplX gene encoding 50S ribosomal protein L24: MAKPQPKVFHKMHVKTGDTVQVIAGKDKGKVGEVIKALPQLSKILVKGVNIKTKHVKPQQEGESGQIITQEFPIHSSNVMLYSTKQNVASRVCYTFTSEGKKVRMLKKTGEILDK, from the coding sequence ATGGCAAAGCCACAACCCAAAGTATTTCATAAAATGCACGTCAAAACCGGGGACACTGTACAGGTGATCGCTGGTAAAGACAAAGGTAAAGTTGGTGAGGTGATCAAAGCACTACCCCAACTAAGCAAAATCCTTGTCAAAGGTGTGAATATTAAAACTAAGCACGTTAAACCCCAGCAAGAAGGGGAATCCGGGCAAATTATCACCCAGGAATTTCCCATTCATAGCTCCAACGTGATGCTCTATTCCACTAAGCAAAATGTTGCTAGTCGTGTTTGCTACACTTTCACTTCTGAAGGCAAGAAAGTGAGAATGCTCAAGAAAACAGGTGAAATACTTGATAAGTAA
- the rplE gene encoding 50S ribosomal protein L5 has translation MAKTRLKNLYQETIVPKLINQFQYTNVHQVPKVVKITINRGLGEAAQNAKSLEASLNEIALITGQKPVVTRAKKAIAGFKIRQGMPVGIMVTLRGERMYAFLDRLVSLSLPRIRDFRGISPKSFDGRGNYTLGVREQLIFPEVEYDSIDQIRGLDISIITTAKNDEEGRALLKEMGMPFRDQ, from the coding sequence ATGGCGAAAACCAGACTCAAAAACTTATACCAAGAGACAATTGTTCCCAAACTAATTAATCAGTTTCAATACACCAACGTTCATCAAGTACCGAAGGTAGTAAAAATAACTATTAACCGGGGTTTGGGAGAAGCTGCTCAAAATGCGAAATCATTGGAAGCGTCTTTAAATGAAATTGCACTAATCACTGGTCAAAAACCAGTGGTGACAAGGGCAAAAAAGGCGATCGCTGGTTTCAAAATTCGTCAAGGTATGCCTGTTGGCATTATGGTGACTTTGAGAGGCGAACGGATGTATGCCTTTTTAGATCGACTTGTTAGTCTCTCACTGCCTAGAATTCGCGACTTTCGTGGTATTAGCCCCAAAAGCTTTGACGGACGGGGCAACTATACTCTAGGTGTCAGAGAACAACTAATTTTTCCAGAAGTCGAGTACGACAGCATCGATCAAATCCGTGGTCTTGATATTTCTATCATCACCACAGCCAAAAATGACGAAGAGGGACGTGCCTTACTTAAAGAAATGGGAATGCCCTTTCGCGATCAATAA
- the rpsH gene encoding 30S ribosomal protein S8: MAANDTIADMLTRIRNANLARHQTTQVPATKMTRNIAKVLRDEGFIAEFSESGEGVQQNLVIALKYKGKNRQPLITALKRVSKPGLRVYSNRKELPRVLGGIGIAVISTSSGIMTDREARRQNLGGEVLCYVW, translated from the coding sequence ATGGCGGCTAACGACACAATTGCAGATATGCTGACGCGCATCCGCAATGCTAATCTGGCAAGGCATCAAACTACACAAGTGCCAGCTACGAAAATGACTCGCAATATTGCCAAAGTACTACGTGACGAAGGTTTTATTGCTGAATTTTCAGAATCAGGTGAAGGGGTACAACAAAATCTGGTGATTGCCCTGAAATATAAGGGTAAAAACCGTCAGCCCCTGATCACCGCATTGAAACGAGTAAGTAAACCAGGTTTGCGTGTTTACTCCAATCGCAAAGAATTACCAAGGGTACTAGGCGGGATCGGAATCGCCGTGATTTCTACATCCAGTGGGATTATGACCGACCGTGAAGCGCGTCGTCAGAACTTGGGTGGTGAAGTACTTTGCTACGTTTGGTAA
- the rplF gene encoding 50S ribosomal protein L6 has translation MSRIGKRPITVPAKVQVAIDGSKVVVKGPKGELSRVLPSNVIVSQEGETLLVTRRDETRTSRQLHGLSRTLVANMVEGVSLGFQRRLEIQGVGYRAQVQGRNLVLNMGYSHQVQIEPPEGIQFAVEGTTNVIVSGYDKEIVGNTAAKVRGVRPPEPYKGKGIRYAGEVVRRKAGKTGKSGKK, from the coding sequence ATGTCTCGTATTGGTAAACGTCCAATTACTGTTCCCGCCAAAGTACAAGTGGCGATTGATGGCTCTAAAGTAGTCGTAAAAGGTCCAAAAGGGGAACTTTCTCGCGTTCTACCGTCTAATGTCATCGTCTCCCAAGAAGGGGAAACATTACTAGTAACACGTCGGGATGAAACCCGCACATCCAGGCAACTACACGGTTTAAGCCGTACCTTAGTTGCCAACATGGTTGAGGGAGTATCCCTTGGTTTTCAACGCCGGTTGGAAATTCAAGGTGTTGGCTACCGGGCCCAAGTTCAAGGGCGTAACCTAGTTTTGAATATGGGTTACAGCCATCAGGTACAAATTGAGCCACCAGAAGGAATTCAGTTTGCAGTGGAAGGTACTACTAATGTCATAGTCAGTGGCTATGACAAAGAAATTGTAGGTAACACAGCAGCTAAAGTCCGTGGCGTTCGTCCACCAGAACCCTACAAAGGTAAAGGCATTCGCTATGCCGGTGAAGTGGTGAGACGGAAAGCTGGTAAGACTGGTAAGAGTGGTAAGAAGTAA
- the rplR gene encoding 50S ribosomal protein L18: MKLTRRESKQRRHRRVRGKVSGSPERPRLAVFRSNEHIYVQVIDDTQHQTLVAASTVEPELKSSLSSGANCNASAQVGKLIAVRSLEKGITKVVFDRGGNLYHGRIKALAEAAREAGLDF; this comes from the coding sequence ATGAAACTTACTCGTAGAGAATCAAAACAGCGTCGTCATCGACGCGTCCGTGGCAAAGTTAGTGGTTCACCAGAACGTCCAAGACTAGCTGTATTCAGATCTAATGAGCATATCTATGTTCAAGTGATTGATGATACACAACATCAAACTTTGGTGGCAGCATCAACTGTAGAACCAGAGTTGAAATCAAGTCTGTCTTCTGGGGCAAACTGTAATGCATCAGCGCAAGTTGGTAAGTTAATCGCAGTGCGATCGCTAGAAAAAGGTATCACCAAAGTCGTTTTTGATCGCGGTGGCAACCTCTATCATGGTCGCATCAAAGCACTAGCTGAAGCAGCACGCGAAGCAGGTTTAGACTTCTAA
- the rpsE gene encoding 30S ribosomal protein S5 — MATGRRKTNRAKKEETNWQERVIQIRRVSKVVKGGKKLSFRAIVVVGNERGQVGVGVGKASDVIGAVKKGVADGKKHLIDIPITKSNSIPHPIDGIGGGAKVMMRPAAPGTGVIAGGAVRTVLELAGVRNVLAKQLGSNNPLNNARAAVNALSTLRTFAEVAEDRGIPIESLYI; from the coding sequence ATGGCAACGGGTCGTCGTAAAACAAACCGAGCAAAAAAAGAAGAAACTAACTGGCAAGAGCGGGTAATTCAAATCCGTCGTGTTAGTAAAGTCGTTAAAGGTGGTAAAAAACTTAGCTTCCGCGCAATTGTGGTCGTTGGTAACGAGCGCGGTCAAGTCGGCGTGGGAGTAGGTAAAGCCTCTGATGTCATTGGGGCAGTGAAAAAAGGTGTCGCCGATGGCAAAAAGCATCTAATTGACATCCCAATTACCAAATCCAATTCTATCCCCCATCCCATTGATGGTATAGGTGGTGGAGCAAAAGTGATGATGCGACCAGCAGCACCAGGTACTGGAGTAATTGCAGGTGGTGCAGTCAGAACTGTATTAGAGTTGGCAGGAGTTCGTAATGTTCTCGCCAAGCAACTTGGCTCCAACAACCCTCTCAACAATGCTAGAGCCGCAGTTAATGCCCTGTCAACGCTGCGTACATTTGCTGAAGTCGCTGAAGATAGGGGTATTCCTATTGAGAGCCTCTACATCTAG
- the rplO gene encoding 50S ribosomal protein L15, producing the protein MRLNDVKPQKGSKKRRKRVGRGISAGQGASAGLGMRGQKSRSGSGTRPGFEGGQQPLYRRLPKLKGFPIVNRKIYTTINVEKLASLPANTEVTLASLKEAGILTASKGPLKILGNGELSIPLKVQAAAFTGQARSKIEAAGGSCEVLT; encoded by the coding sequence ATGAGACTCAACGATGTTAAGCCTCAAAAAGGCTCAAAAAAACGCCGTAAGCGCGTAGGTAGAGGTATTTCTGCTGGTCAAGGCGCAAGTGCTGGTCTGGGGATGCGGGGTCAAAAGTCTCGTTCTGGTAGCGGTACTAGACCTGGTTTTGAAGGTGGTCAACAGCCATTGTACCGCCGCTTACCTAAGCTAAAAGGCTTTCCAATTGTTAATCGTAAAATTTACACTACGATTAATGTAGAGAAGCTGGCCTCCCTCCCTGCCAATACAGAAGTAACTTTAGCTTCCTTAAAAGAAGCTGGTATTCTTACTGCTTCTAAAGGCCCATTGAAAATTTTGGGGAACGGGGAATTGAGCATTCCGCTCAAGGTGCAAGCAGCAGCTTTCACAGGACAAGCTCGTAGCAAAATTGAGGCCGCTGGTGGGAGTTGTGAAGTCTTAACCTGA
- the secY gene encoding preprotein translocase subunit SecY: MISRDKAPTAQETFMQMAQAAGLRGRLLVTVGILILVRLGIFLPIPGINRVRFAEAISGNNSVFGLLDIFSGRGLSTLGIFALGILPFINASIIIQLLTAAIPSLENLQKNEGEAGRRKISQITRYVTVGWAIIQSVAFSALFLQQFALNPGPIFVAETAIALTAGSMFVMWASELITERGIGNGASLLIFVNIVASLPKSLGDTIDLVQVGGREIVGRVIVLVLVFLLTIVGIVFVQEGLRRIPIISARRQVGRRVLAEQRSYLPLRLNSGGVMPIIFAAAILSLPLLIANFTKNPDLANIVNTYLSPSGSAPWVYALVYLTSIVFFSYFYSSLILNPVDVAQNLKKMGSSIPGIRPGKATSEYIERVANRLTFLGAIFLGLVAIIPTAVESALKVPTFKGLGATSLLILVGVAIDTAKQIQTYVISQRYEGMVKQ, from the coding sequence ATGATCAGTCGAGACAAAGCCCCAACGGCTCAAGAAACTTTTATGCAGATGGCGCAAGCAGCTGGACTAAGAGGTAGGCTGCTTGTCACCGTCGGTATTTTAATTTTGGTTCGCCTGGGAATCTTTTTGCCCATACCAGGAATTAATAGAGTTAGGTTTGCTGAGGCCATTTCGGGCAATAATTCCGTATTTGGTTTATTGGATATATTTTCTGGGCGGGGATTGTCTACTTTAGGTATCTTTGCCTTAGGGATTTTACCCTTTATTAATGCGTCCATTATCATCCAATTGCTCACCGCAGCAATTCCTTCTTTAGAAAATTTACAGAAAAATGAAGGTGAGGCAGGTAGGCGGAAAATATCCCAAATTACCCGCTATGTAACTGTCGGTTGGGCAATTATACAAAGTGTGGCTTTTTCGGCATTATTCCTCCAACAATTTGCCTTAAACCCAGGACCCATATTTGTCGCGGAAACTGCGATCGCACTCACAGCAGGTTCAATGTTTGTGATGTGGGCATCAGAACTAATTACTGAACGCGGTATTGGTAATGGTGCATCACTGTTGATTTTTGTCAACATTGTCGCTTCCCTACCCAAATCTTTGGGAGATACCATCGACTTGGTGCAAGTTGGCGGACGAGAAATCGTTGGTCGCGTCATCGTTTTAGTATTAGTATTCCTGCTGACAATTGTGGGTATTGTCTTTGTGCAGGAAGGTCTACGTCGTATACCTATTATTTCAGCCCGTCGCCAAGTAGGTAGAAGAGTTTTAGCTGAACAGCGCAGTTATTTACCCCTGCGTTTAAATTCCGGCGGTGTCATGCCGATTATTTTTGCGGCTGCTATTTTGAGTTTGCCACTTTTAATCGCCAATTTCACCAAAAACCCCGACTTAGCCAACATTGTTAACACTTACCTAAGTCCTAGCGGTTCTGCACCTTGGGTATACGCTTTAGTTTACTTAACTTCCATTGTTTTCTTCAGTTACTTTTATTCTTCGCTGATTCTTAACCCAGTAGATGTAGCGCAAAACTTGAAGAAAATGGGCTCTAGTATTCCTGGTATTCGTCCTGGGAAGGCTACAAGTGAGTATATCGAGCGTGTCGCTAACCGACTGACATTTTTGGGAGCGATATTTTTAGGCTTGGTGGCGATTATTCCCACCGCTGTGGAAAGTGCTTTGAAAGTGCCAACCTTTAAAGGATTGGGTGCTACATCGTTGTTAATTCTAGTTGGCGTAGCAATTGATACTGCCAAACAAATCCAGACTTACGTTATATCTCAGCGCTATGAAGGGATGGTGAAACAATAG
- a CDS encoding adenylate kinase — MTRLIFLGPPGAGKGTQAKNLAEFLHIPHISTGDILRQAITDQTPLGIKAQSYMDKGELVPDQLVEDLIKERLHQPDTQNGWILDGFPRKVTQAAFLEELLAEIGQGGEKVVNLDAPDEVVITRLLGRGRKDDNEEVIRRRLEVYREETAPLIDYYSDRQKLLTVNGNQSPEEVTTALENVIAA, encoded by the coding sequence GTGACGCGATTAATCTTCTTGGGACCACCTGGAGCTGGTAAGGGAACTCAGGCTAAAAACTTGGCTGAATTTTTGCATATTCCCCATATTTCTACAGGTGATATTTTACGTCAAGCCATTACAGACCAAACACCTTTGGGCATAAAAGCACAAAGTTACATGGATAAGGGAGAGTTAGTTCCTGATCAACTCGTGGAAGATCTGATCAAAGAACGTCTTCATCAACCTGATACTCAAAATGGTTGGATTCTAGATGGCTTTCCCCGCAAAGTAACACAAGCAGCTTTTTTGGAGGAATTACTGGCAGAAATAGGCCAGGGTGGCGAAAAGGTAGTTAACTTGGATGCACCAGATGAAGTTGTGATTACTCGTTTGCTTGGACGAGGACGCAAAGATGATAACGAAGAAGTAATTCGTCGTCGTTTAGAAGTGTATAGAGAAGAAACTGCGCCTTTAATTGACTATTATAGCGATCGCCAAAAACTCTTAACAGTTAACGGTAATCAATCCCCAGAAGAAGTCACCACCGCATTAGAAAATGTCATAGCTGCCTAG
- the infA gene encoding translation initiation factor IF-1 produces the protein MSKQDLIEMEGTVTESLPNAMFRVDLDNGFNVLAHISGKIRRNYIKILPGDRVKVELTPYDLTKGRITYRLRKK, from the coding sequence TTGTCTAAACAAGATTTGATTGAAATGGAAGGCACAGTCACCGAATCATTGCCCAATGCAATGTTTCGTGTTGACTTGGACAACGGTTTTAATGTCCTAGCACACATTTCCGGCAAAATTCGCCGCAATTACATCAAAATTTTACCTGGTGATCGCGTCAAAGTGGAGTTAACTCCTTATGACCTGACAAAAGGCAGAATTACCTATAGACTACGGAAAAAGTAA
- the rpmJ gene encoding 50S ribosomal protein L36: MKVRASVKKICEKCNVIKRRGRVMVICVNPKHKQRQG; this comes from the coding sequence ATGAAAGTCAGAGCCTCAGTCAAGAAAATTTGCGAAAAGTGTAACGTGATTAAACGCCGTGGTCGCGTCATGGTTATTTGTGTTAACCCAAAGCACAAGCAACGTCAAGGATAA
- the rpsM gene encoding 30S ribosomal protein S13, whose amino-acid sequence MARISGVDLPRDKRVEIGLTYIYGIGLSRSQEILAATGVNPDTRVKDLSDADVAALRGEIESNYQVEGDLRRLEAMNIKRLVDIGSYRGRRHRMGLPVRGQRTRTNARTRRGRRQTVAGKKKAPGK is encoded by the coding sequence GTGGCACGGATTTCCGGAGTAGACCTTCCACGCGATAAGCGCGTCGAGATTGGTCTGACTTACATTTACGGAATTGGGTTATCAAGGTCGCAAGAAATCCTAGCGGCGACCGGTGTGAACCCAGACACCCGCGTTAAAGACTTAAGTGATGCTGATGTTGCAGCTCTACGCGGCGAAATAGAAAGCAACTATCAAGTCGAAGGTGACTTGCGGCGCTTAGAGGCGATGAATATCAAGCGATTAGTTGATATTGGCAGTTACAGAGGTCGTCGTCATCGTATGGGCTTACCCGTGAGAGGACAAAGAACTCGCACCAATGCCAGAACCCGACGTGGAAGAAGGCAGACCGTAGCTGGTAAGAAAAAAGCCCCTGGCAAATAA
- the rpsK gene encoding 30S ribosomal protein S11 translates to MARQPTKKSGSKKQKRNVPNGMAYIQSTFNNSIVTITDQNGDVISWASAGSSGFKGAKKGTPFAAQTAAESAGRRAIDQGMRQIEVMVSGPGAGRETAIRALQGAGLEITLIRDITPIPHNGCRPPKRRRV, encoded by the coding sequence ATGGCGAGACAACCAACTAAAAAATCCGGGAGCAAAAAGCAGAAACGGAACGTACCTAATGGTATGGCCTACATCCAGTCTACTTTCAACAATAGCATTGTCACAATTACCGATCAAAATGGAGATGTCATCTCCTGGGCAAGCGCTGGTTCTAGTGGATTTAAAGGCGCAAAAAAAGGTACACCATTTGCAGCGCAAACCGCCGCTGAAAGCGCAGGCCGTCGAGCGATCGATCAAGGGATGCGCCAAATTGAAGTCATGGTCAGCGGGCCAGGTGCGGGAAGAGAAACTGCTATCCGAGCATTGCAAGGAGCAGGACTAGAAATTACCCTGATTCGGGATATCACCCCAATTCCTCACAATGGCTGCCGTCCTCCTAAGCGCCGTCGCGTTTAG
- a CDS encoding DNA-directed RNA polymerase subunit alpha: MAQFQIECVESNTEESRSHYSKFVLEPLERGQGTTVGNALRRVLLSNLEGTAVTAVRIAGVSHEFATVPGVREDVLEILMKMKEVILKNYSSQPQIGRLLVNGPVTVTAAHFDLPSEVEVIDPTQYVATLADGGKLEMEFRIERGKGYRTVERGREEATSLDFLQIDSVFMPVRKVNYSVEEARGDGSLKDRLLLEVWTNGSLSPQEALSSAAGILVDLFNPLKDISLEPTDTGSDIPDDPTAQIPIEELQLSVRAYNCLKRAQVNSVADLLDYTQEDLLEIKNFGQKSAEEVVEALQRRLGITLPQERGSKQT, from the coding sequence GTGGCGCAGTTTCAAATTGAATGTGTAGAGTCAAATACTGAGGAAAGTCGAAGTCATTACAGTAAATTTGTTCTGGAACCTCTAGAGCGCGGTCAAGGAACAACAGTAGGCAACGCGCTGCGGCGGGTTTTACTTTCTAATCTAGAAGGTACAGCAGTTACAGCAGTACGTATTGCCGGAGTTAGTCATGAGTTTGCCACAGTGCCAGGCGTACGAGAAGACGTGCTGGAGATCCTCATGAAAATGAAGGAAGTCATCCTCAAAAACTATTCCTCCCAACCTCAGATCGGTCGGTTACTCGTTAACGGTCCAGTCACAGTTACTGCGGCGCATTTTGATTTACCCAGTGAAGTAGAAGTCATTGATCCGACCCAGTATGTAGCCACCTTAGCCGATGGTGGAAAACTGGAAATGGAATTTCGGATTGAGAGAGGCAAAGGATATCGCACGGTAGAGCGAGGACGGGAAGAAGCCACATCGTTGGACTTTCTGCAAATTGACTCAGTGTTTATGCCAGTGCGGAAAGTCAACTATAGTGTTGAGGAAGCTCGTGGGGATGGATCGCTCAAAGACAGATTGCTATTAGAAGTTTGGACAAATGGCAGTCTCTCTCCTCAAGAAGCTCTATCTTCAGCAGCCGGAATTTTGGTAGATTTATTCAACCCGTTGAAAGATATCTCCCTGGAACCAACAGATACAGGTTCAGATATTCCAGACGATCCAACTGCTCAGATTCCCATTGAAGAGTTGCAACTTTCTGTCCGGGCTTATAACTGTCTCAAACGAGCGCAAGTTAACTCAGTGGCAGACTTGTTGGATTACACCCAAGAAGACCTCCTAGAAATCAAAAACTTTGGTCAAAAGTCAGCGGAAGAGGTAGTGGAAGCTTTACAGCGACGTTTAGGCATTACCTTACCGCAAGAAAGAGGTTCTAAGCAAACCTAA
- the rplQ gene encoding 50S ribosomal protein L17 has protein sequence MRHRCRVKKLSKPADQRRALLRSLTTELIRHGRITTTLIRAKVLRSEVDKMITLAKNGSLSARREALGYIFDKTLVHALFEQAPTRYANRQGGYTRILHTIPRRGDNAEMAIIELV, from the coding sequence ATGCGTCACCGTTGTCGAGTCAAAAAACTCAGTAAACCAGCTGACCAGCGCCGCGCTTTATTGCGATCGCTAACCACCGAGCTAATCCGTCATGGTCGAATTACCACCACCTTAATCCGCGCTAAAGTCCTGCGGAGTGAAGTGGATAAGATGATTACCCTAGCTAAAAATGGCTCCTTGTCAGCACGTCGGGAAGCCCTAGGCTACATCTTCGACAAAACATTGGTTCATGCTCTGTTTGAGCAAGCTCCCACCCGGTATGCTAACCGTCAAGGAGGTTATACTCGCATCCTGCATACAATCCCCCGTCGGGGCGATAATGCTGAAATGGCGATTATTGAACTAGTTTAA